From the Leifsonia sp. AG29 genome, one window contains:
- a CDS encoding RNA polymerase sigma factor yields MRGIQLDEPAVLERVRTGDADAFGDLFDLHHDRVFRQALRMTSSLHDAEDVTAVVFLEAWRKRDAMREVNGSVIAWLLVMTNFVFRNYTRASRRYREGLGQLPPPEHAPDHAEAVDDRIDRDARRSALRAALEQLPQRDQDILTLCVLEELSTADAATALGVARGTVKSRLSRAKARLTELLQQDPAMTNGGAR; encoded by the coding sequence GTGAGGGGAATCCAACTCGACGAGCCGGCTGTGCTCGAACGCGTACGCACAGGCGACGCTGACGCCTTCGGCGACCTGTTCGACCTGCACCACGACCGCGTGTTCCGGCAGGCGCTCCGCATGACGTCGTCGCTGCACGACGCCGAGGACGTCACGGCCGTCGTCTTCCTGGAAGCGTGGCGCAAGCGCGACGCGATGCGGGAGGTGAACGGCTCCGTCATCGCATGGCTTCTGGTCATGACGAACTTCGTGTTCCGCAACTACACGCGGGCGTCACGCCGGTACCGCGAAGGTCTCGGGCAGCTCCCTCCACCCGAGCACGCGCCCGACCACGCCGAAGCGGTCGACGACCGGATCGATCGCGACGCCCGCCGCTCCGCCCTTCGCGCCGCACTCGAGCAGCTGCCGCAGCGCGACCAGGACATCCTCACCCTCTGCGTGCTGGAGGAGCTCAGCACGGCCGACGCGGCGACCGCCCTCGGAGTGGCCCGGGGAACCGTCAAGTCCCGGCTATCCCGGGCGAAGGCACGGCTCACCGAGCTGCTGCAGCAGGACCCGGCGATGACGAACGGAGGAGCGCGATGA
- a CDS encoding ABC transporter permease — protein MSAATTPTQSEPLGVETSALAAVRSVAAGRGPRWYTLLWRDRKCRIGIFLLAAFILMAVLAPLIAPYDPRAHVGAASEGPSSAHWLGTTDNGEDVLSQLLWGAQTSLIVGLVAGLISTAIGLIIGLVAGYSQGVVDEILSFLTNLALVVPVLPLIVTLASYSPVRGLGMIIFVISITGWAYGARIKRSQVISLRTRDYVSAARLAGDRTWRIILREIMPNMTSLIVVGFMGAALGAIGGEAGLAFLGLGDPQTVSWGAMLNQANVGGALLTGQFAWLIAPGLALALVITSFTLINFGIDTLSNPQLREG, from the coding sequence ATGAGTGCGGCCACCACCCCGACCCAGAGCGAGCCGCTCGGCGTGGAGACGTCGGCGCTGGCCGCCGTCCGCTCCGTCGCCGCCGGACGCGGCCCGCGCTGGTACACGCTGCTCTGGCGCGACCGCAAGTGCAGGATCGGCATCTTCCTGCTGGCGGCCTTCATCCTGATGGCGGTGCTCGCGCCGCTCATCGCGCCGTACGACCCGCGCGCCCACGTCGGCGCCGCGAGCGAGGGGCCGAGCTCGGCGCACTGGCTCGGCACCACCGACAACGGCGAGGATGTGCTCAGCCAGCTCCTCTGGGGAGCGCAGACCTCCCTCATCGTGGGCCTCGTGGCCGGCTTGATCTCGACGGCCATCGGCCTGATCATCGGCCTCGTCGCCGGTTACAGCCAGGGGGTCGTGGACGAGATCCTGTCGTTCCTGACGAACCTCGCGCTCGTCGTGCCGGTGCTCCCCCTCATCGTGACGCTCGCCTCCTACTCGCCGGTGCGCGGCCTCGGGATGATCATCTTCGTCATCAGCATCACCGGCTGGGCGTACGGCGCCAGGATCAAGCGCTCGCAGGTGATCTCGCTCCGGACCCGCGACTACGTGTCCGCCGCGCGCCTGGCCGGCGACCGCACCTGGCGGATCATCCTCCGCGAGATCATGCCCAACATGACCTCGCTCATCGTCGTGGGCTTCATGGGCGCGGCGCTCGGTGCGATCGGCGGGGAGGCGGGCCTCGCGTTCCTCGGCCTCGGCGACCCGCAGACGGTCAGCTGGGGCGCCATGCTCAACCAGGCGAACGTGGGAGGCGCCCTCCTCACGGGCCAGTTCGCCTGGCTGATCGCCCCCGGCCTCGCGCTGGCCCTGGTCATCACGAGCTTCACCCTGATCAACTTCGGCATCGACACGCTGAGCAACCCCCAGCTGAGGGAGGGATGA
- a CDS encoding ABC transporter permease, which produces MRYFLRRAGFFVATLWAAITLNFLIPRLQPGDPAEAIVRKLVGRNASIDPAQLQSVRLMLGVSNKNLFQQYLDYLGAIFRGDFGVSFTYFPYRVTDVIAQAIPWTIALVGITTIVSFVVGTLLGSWAAYRRGSRVDSVLTLGSTFLGTLPFFWIALMLIFVFCFTWQVFPESGGYGSAQPGWTWDFAGDVVAHAALPMISLLIVGPLGWILAMRNNMVQTLGEDYSRLAKAKGLGERSIALNYGARIAILPSVTGFALALGGLLGGTILVETIFNYPGLGRLLFEAVGNSDYPLLQAIFLLTTVGVLVANLAADVLYGILDPRVRKAATA; this is translated from the coding sequence ATGCGGTACTTCCTCCGGAGGGCAGGGTTCTTCGTCGCCACACTGTGGGCGGCGATCACCCTCAACTTCCTGATCCCCCGGCTCCAGCCGGGGGATCCGGCGGAGGCCATCGTGCGCAAGCTCGTCGGCCGCAACGCGTCCATCGACCCGGCCCAGCTGCAGTCGGTGCGCCTCATGCTCGGCGTGAGCAACAAGAACCTCTTCCAGCAGTACCTCGACTACCTCGGAGCGATCTTCCGCGGTGACTTCGGGGTGTCGTTCACGTACTTCCCGTACCGGGTGACCGACGTCATCGCACAGGCGATCCCGTGGACGATCGCCCTCGTCGGCATCACGACCATCGTGTCCTTCGTGGTCGGCACCCTCCTCGGGTCGTGGGCCGCGTACCGTCGCGGCTCGCGCGTCGACTCGGTGCTGACGCTGGGCTCCACGTTCCTCGGCACGCTGCCGTTCTTCTGGATCGCCCTGATGCTGATCTTCGTGTTCTGCTTCACCTGGCAGGTGTTCCCCGAGTCCGGCGGCTACGGCTCCGCCCAGCCCGGCTGGACCTGGGACTTCGCCGGCGACGTCGTGGCGCACGCCGCACTGCCGATGATCTCGCTGCTGATCGTCGGACCGCTCGGCTGGATCCTCGCCATGCGGAACAACATGGTGCAGACGCTCGGCGAGGACTACTCCCGTCTGGCCAAGGCGAAGGGCCTCGGCGAGCGCTCCATCGCCCTCAACTACGGAGCGCGCATCGCGATCCTCCCGTCGGTCACCGGCTTCGCGCTGGCTCTCGGCGGCCTCCTCGGCGGCACGATCCTCGTCGAGACGATCTTCAACTATCCGGGGCTCGGCCGCCTGCTGTTCGAGGCGGTCGGGAACAGCGACTACCCGCTCCTCCAGGCGATCTTCCTCCTGACCACGGTCGGCGTGCTGGTCGCCAACCTGGCCGCGGACGTCCTCTACGGCATCCTCGACCCCCGAGTGCGAAAGGCGGCGACGGCATGA
- a CDS encoding DMT family transporter — protein MKVVVQFVAMGLVWGASFLFMKIALEGVSFGQVAWARLVFGAVTLGIIALATRARLPREPIVWVHFAVVAVTYCVIPFLLFAWAEQYVASSLASIYNAVTPITTALLATAAFRVEKLNRDQVLGVLVGIVGVIVVVGPWQVEALGGSVWGQLACLGAVTCYGFSFGYIRRFISPRAVSSTTSAFLNIGLAAVIMVLLTPLVAWHPITFSWPVLLSLLALGALGTGVVYIWNMNVLRAWGPTATSGVTYVTPVVGVALGILVLGEHLSWNEPVGAAVVLAGILLTQQRVRLFTRRQADLAAAEASASR, from the coding sequence GTGAAAGTCGTCGTCCAGTTCGTCGCCATGGGTCTCGTGTGGGGCGCGAGCTTCCTGTTCATGAAGATCGCTCTCGAGGGTGTCTCCTTCGGGCAGGTCGCGTGGGCGCGACTCGTCTTCGGGGCGGTGACGCTCGGCATCATCGCCCTCGCGACGCGGGCCCGATTGCCTCGTGAGCCGATCGTCTGGGTGCACTTCGCGGTCGTGGCGGTGACCTACTGCGTCATCCCGTTCCTTCTTTTCGCCTGGGCCGAGCAGTACGTCGCATCGAGTCTCGCCAGCATCTACAACGCCGTCACGCCGATCACCACGGCTCTTCTCGCGACGGCGGCTTTCCGGGTCGAGAAGCTGAACCGCGACCAGGTACTGGGAGTGCTGGTGGGGATCGTCGGCGTGATCGTCGTGGTGGGCCCCTGGCAGGTGGAGGCGCTGGGCGGCAGCGTCTGGGGGCAGCTCGCGTGCCTCGGCGCTGTGACCTGCTACGGCTTCAGCTTCGGCTACATCCGCCGGTTCATCAGCCCGCGGGCGGTGTCCTCGACGACGAGCGCCTTCCTGAACATCGGACTGGCCGCGGTGATCATGGTGCTGCTGACGCCGCTGGTCGCGTGGCACCCGATCACGTTCAGCTGGCCGGTGCTGCTCTCGCTTCTCGCGCTCGGCGCGTTGGGCACCGGCGTCGTCTACATCTGGAACATGAACGTGCTCCGCGCTTGGGGGCCGACTGCGACGTCCGGCGTGACGTACGTGACGCCGGTCGTCGGTGTCGCGCTGGGCATCCTCGTCCTCGGCGAGCACCTGAGCTGGAACGAACCCGTCGGGGCGGCGGTCGTCCTCGCCGGAATCCTGCTGACGCAGCAGCGCGTACGTCTCTTCACGCGCCGTCAGGCCGACCTCGCGGCCGCAGAGGCCTCCGCCTCCCGCTGA
- the purL gene encoding phosphoribosylformylglycinamidine synthase subunit PurL: protein MTDTATAHVVDTVANAIETPEREQPYAALGLKDDEYARIREILGRRPTSGELAMYSVMWSEHCSYKSSKVYLRQFGQKVSPAMKKNLMVGMGENAGVVDVGEGWAVTFKVESHNHPSYIEPFQGAATGVGGIVRDIISMGARPVAVMDQLRFGAIDNPDTARVVHGVVSGISFYGNCLGLPNIGGETYFDSVYQGNPLVNALSVGVLRHEDLHLANASGAGNKVVLFGARTGGDGIGGASILASDTFSAGGPTKRPAVQVGDPFAEKVLIECCLELFRDKLVEGIQDLGAAGISCATSELASNGDGGMFIELDKVLLRDPSLTAEEILMSESQERMMAVVKPELLDAFLAVTAKWDVETSVLGEVTETGRLVINWRGEEIVNVDPRTVAVDGPVYERPVAYPAWIDALQADSASVLPRPKTGDELREQVLALLGSANLADKSWITDQYDYFVGGNTALAFPDDAGMIRVDEESGLGFAIATDANGRYCQLDPKQGAKLALAEAYRNVAASGAVPVAVTDCLNFGSPENPEVMWQFSQAVEGLSDACLELEVPVTGGNVSFYNQTGDTPIFPTPVVGVLGVIDDVARRIPAGWQDEGENIYLLGITREELDGSAWAGTVHGHLGGRPPAVDLASERALAGALHAASLEGLVSSAHDLADGGLAQALAESVMRFGVGARVWLTEIQERDGVDAATALFSESTGRVIVSVSREDDVKFRGLCEGRGIPVLRIGVTDAEVGTQSVLEVQDQFTIGVEELRGVHRSTLPEHFGPTVA from the coding sequence GTGACCGACACCGCCACCGCCCACGTCGTCGACACCGTCGCGAACGCGATCGAGACTCCTGAACGAGAGCAGCCCTACGCAGCGCTCGGCCTCAAGGACGACGAGTACGCGCGCATCCGCGAGATCCTCGGCCGCCGGCCCACCAGCGGCGAGCTCGCGATGTACTCGGTGATGTGGTCGGAGCACTGCTCCTACAAGTCGTCGAAGGTGTACCTCCGCCAGTTCGGCCAGAAGGTCAGCCCGGCGATGAAGAAGAACCTCATGGTCGGCATGGGCGAGAACGCGGGCGTCGTCGATGTCGGCGAGGGCTGGGCGGTCACCTTCAAGGTGGAGTCGCACAACCATCCCTCCTACATCGAGCCGTTCCAGGGCGCCGCGACCGGTGTCGGCGGGATCGTCCGCGACATCATCTCGATGGGTGCGCGCCCGGTCGCCGTCATGGACCAGCTGCGCTTCGGCGCCATCGACAACCCGGACACGGCCCGCGTGGTGCACGGCGTCGTCTCCGGCATCTCGTTCTACGGCAACTGCCTCGGCCTCCCGAACATCGGCGGCGAGACCTACTTCGACTCGGTGTACCAGGGCAACCCGCTCGTCAACGCCCTGTCGGTCGGCGTGCTTCGTCACGAAGACCTGCACCTCGCGAACGCGTCCGGCGCCGGCAACAAGGTCGTCCTCTTCGGCGCCCGCACCGGAGGCGACGGGATCGGTGGCGCGAGCATCCTCGCCTCCGACACCTTCTCGGCCGGTGGCCCCACCAAGCGCCCCGCCGTCCAGGTCGGCGACCCGTTCGCCGAGAAGGTGCTCATAGAGTGCTGCCTCGAGCTGTTCCGCGACAAGCTCGTCGAGGGCATCCAGGATCTCGGCGCGGCCGGGATCTCCTGCGCGACGAGCGAGCTCGCCTCCAACGGCGACGGCGGCATGTTCATCGAGCTCGACAAGGTCCTCCTGCGCGACCCGAGCCTCACCGCCGAGGAGATCCTCATGTCGGAGAGCCAGGAGCGCATGATGGCGGTCGTCAAGCCCGAGCTGCTCGACGCGTTCCTCGCGGTCACCGCCAAGTGGGACGTCGAGACGAGCGTGCTCGGAGAGGTCACCGAGACCGGCCGCCTCGTCATCAACTGGCGCGGCGAGGAGATCGTCAACGTCGACCCGCGCACCGTCGCAGTGGACGGCCCGGTGTACGAGCGCCCCGTCGCCTACCCGGCGTGGATCGACGCCCTCCAGGCTGACAGCGCTTCCGTGCTCCCCCGCCCGAAGACCGGCGACGAGCTGCGCGAGCAGGTGCTCGCCCTTCTCGGCAGCGCCAACCTCGCCGACAAGTCCTGGATCACCGACCAGTACGACTACTTCGTCGGCGGCAACACGGCCCTCGCCTTCCCCGACGACGCCGGCATGATCCGCGTCGATGAGGAGAGCGGGCTCGGTTTCGCGATCGCGACCGACGCCAACGGGAGGTACTGCCAGCTCGACCCGAAGCAGGGCGCCAAGCTGGCCCTCGCCGAGGCGTACCGCAACGTGGCCGCCTCCGGAGCCGTGCCCGTCGCCGTGACCGACTGCCTCAACTTCGGCAGCCCGGAGAACCCCGAGGTCATGTGGCAGTTCTCCCAGGCGGTCGAGGGCCTCTCCGACGCCTGCCTCGAGCTGGAGGTGCCGGTCACGGGCGGCAACGTGTCGTTCTACAACCAGACCGGCGACACCCCGATCTTCCCGACCCCGGTCGTCGGCGTGCTCGGCGTGATCGACGACGTGGCGCGCCGCATCCCCGCCGGGTGGCAGGACGAGGGCGAGAACATCTACCTCCTCGGCATCACCCGGGAGGAGCTCGACGGCTCGGCGTGGGCCGGCACCGTCCACGGCCACCTCGGCGGCCGTCCCCCCGCGGTCGACCTCGCTTCGGAGCGAGCACTCGCCGGGGCACTGCACGCCGCCTCCCTCGAGGGCCTCGTCTCGTCGGCGCACGACCTCGCCGACGGCGGGCTCGCGCAGGCGCTGGCCGAGAGCGTCATGCGGTTCGGCGTCGGCGCCCGCGTGTGGCTCACCGAGATCCAGGAGCGCGACGGCGTCGACGCGGCGACCGCGCTGTTCAGCGAGTCGACCGGGCGCGTCATCGTATCCGTTTCGCGCGAGGATGACGTCAAGTTCCGTGGGCTGTGCGAAGGCCGCGGCATCCCGGTGCTGCGGATCGGCGTGACGGACGCCGAGGTGGGCACCCAGTCCGTCCTCGAGGTGCAGGACCAGTTCACGATCGGCGTGGAGGAGCTCCGCGGCGTCCACCGCTCGACGCTCCCGGAGCACTTCGGCCCGACTGTCGCCTGA
- a CDS encoding LLM class flavin-dependent oxidoreductase, with protein sequence MQYGIFSVSDITRDPVSGQTPSEAERIDAIVKIATHAEEVGLDVFAVGEHHNPPFFSSSPTTLLSHIAALTERLVVTTSTTLITTNDPVRIAEEYAMLQHLSKGRMDLMLGRGNTGPVYPWFGQDIRQGLPLALENYNLLHRLWREDVVDWEGRFRTPLQGFTSTPRPLDDVPPFVWHASIRTPEIAEQAAFYGNGFFANNIFWPKEHYQRLIAFYRERFEHYGHGTAKEAIVGLGGQAFIAKNSQDAKKQFRPYFNEAPVYGNGPTMEEFTDATPLTVGSPQEVIDKTLTFREWAGDYQRQLFLMDHAGLPLKTVLEQLDLLGEEVIPVLRKETEARKDPATPEAPTHESLVKAKYGDAAPRQPRPNANRGDNVTGASPYQDTDEELRASYPAL encoded by the coding sequence ATGCAGTACGGAATCTTCTCGGTGAGCGACATCACCCGCGACCCGGTCTCGGGTCAGACGCCCAGCGAGGCTGAGCGCATCGACGCGATCGTCAAGATCGCGACCCACGCCGAGGAGGTCGGACTCGACGTCTTCGCCGTCGGCGAGCACCACAACCCGCCGTTCTTCTCGTCGTCGCCCACGACCCTCCTGTCGCACATCGCGGCCCTCACCGAGCGCCTCGTCGTGACGACGTCGACGACCCTGATCACGACCAACGACCCGGTCCGCATCGCCGAGGAGTACGCGATGCTGCAGCACCTGTCGAAGGGCCGCATGGACCTCATGCTCGGTCGCGGCAACACCGGCCCCGTGTACCCGTGGTTCGGGCAGGACATCCGCCAGGGCCTCCCCCTCGCCCTCGAGAACTACAACCTCCTCCACCGGCTGTGGCGGGAGGACGTGGTCGACTGGGAGGGACGCTTCCGCACTCCGCTCCAGGGCTTCACCTCCACGCCGCGACCCCTGGACGACGTGCCGCCCTTCGTCTGGCACGCGAGCATCCGCACGCCCGAGATCGCGGAGCAGGCCGCCTTCTACGGCAACGGCTTCTTCGCGAACAACATCTTCTGGCCGAAGGAGCACTACCAGCGGCTCATCGCGTTCTACCGCGAGCGCTTCGAGCACTACGGCCACGGCACCGCGAAGGAGGCGATCGTCGGGCTCGGCGGTCAGGCCTTCATCGCGAAGAACTCGCAGGACGCCAAGAAGCAGTTCCGCCCCTACTTCAACGAGGCCCCCGTCTACGGCAACGGTCCGACGATGGAGGAGTTCACCGACGCGACCCCGCTCACCGTGGGGAGCCCGCAGGAGGTCATCGACAAGACGCTGACCTTCCGCGAGTGGGCGGGCGACTACCAGCGCCAGCTGTTCCTCATGGACCACGCCGGCCTCCCGCTGAAGACCGTCCTCGAGCAGCTCGACCTGCTCGGCGAGGAGGTCATCCCGGTGCTCCGCAAGGAGACGGAGGCCCGCAAGGACCCGGCGACCCCCGAGGCCCCCACCCACGAGTCGCTCGTGAAGGCGAAGTACGGCGACGCCGCGCCGCGGCAGCCGCGCCCCAACGCCAACCGCGGGGACAACGTGACCGGCGCCTCCCCCTACCAGGACACCGACGAGGAGCTTCGGGCCAGCTACCCGGCCCTCTGA
- a CDS encoding CE1759 family FMN reductase: MSDTDTGFGLGTEGTRPFRVVVVNAGVSDPSSTKMLADRLALRVEANAQREGHTVETLHLDLRELLPELGAALASGHLGPRFTQAVEALRTADGIIATTPVYKAEASGLFSSFFQVLDNDLLIAKPVILGATAGTARHALVVDGELRSLFAFLRTMTVPTSVFASTEDWQDNALGKRIDRAARELVVLMESGIERKITDRSWDSYQHEFGSAGGNELGIDLGSDLMRLAAGGTLPAQRP; the protein is encoded by the coding sequence ATGAGCGACACCGATACCGGTTTCGGGCTCGGCACCGAGGGCACCCGGCCGTTCCGGGTCGTGGTGGTCAACGCGGGAGTGAGCGACCCCTCCTCCACGAAGATGCTCGCCGACCGGCTGGCGCTGCGAGTGGAGGCGAACGCCCAGCGCGAGGGCCACACCGTCGAGACGCTGCACCTCGACCTCCGCGAGCTCCTCCCCGAGCTCGGCGCGGCGCTCGCCTCCGGCCACCTCGGCCCGCGTTTCACGCAGGCGGTCGAGGCGCTCCGGACGGCCGACGGCATCATCGCCACCACTCCGGTGTACAAGGCTGAGGCGAGCGGGCTGTTCAGCTCGTTCTTCCAGGTGCTCGACAACGACCTCCTGATCGCGAAGCCGGTGATCCTCGGCGCGACCGCCGGCACCGCGCGGCACGCGCTCGTGGTCGACGGCGAGCTCCGGTCGCTCTTCGCCTTCCTGCGGACGATGACGGTGCCGACGTCCGTGTTCGCGTCGACCGAGGACTGGCAGGACAACGCGCTCGGCAAGCGCATCGACCGCGCAGCCCGCGAGCTCGTCGTGCTGATGGAGTCCGGGATCGAGCGCAAGATCACCGACCGGTCATGGGACAGCTACCAGCACGAGTTCGGATCTGCTGGCGGCAACGAGCTCGGCATCGACCTCGGGTCCGACCTGATGCGCCTCGCAGCTGGAGGGACGCTACCGGCCCAGCGCCCATAG
- a CDS encoding ABC transporter ATP-binding protein yields the protein MTVALLEVTDLSVVYRPRDHAPHHAVRNVTFTVEKGEFVGLVGESGCGKSTLGNAILQLLSKPAAVEGGSVVFDGRRLDRMSDDELRAIRWVSLSTVFQSSMNSLNPVLTIATQFRDTFRAHRAPASRDRAAELLRMVDLEESVLDAYPHELSGGMKQRVALALALALSPELVVLDEPTTGLDVLVQRRILDRLRTLQAELGFAVLFVSHDIGTVLELSDRVLVMLDGEIVEQSTPAELLAGPEHPYSTMLLDAYRVTSGAVGKTTAAEPADALLTMRDVRRSYRVGRGRTRRTVTALDGVSLTLREQTVTALVGQSGSGKSTIARLLLGMERPDSGTIDLTLPGAAPVSVGSLRGRRLRDYRATVQLVFQDPFSSLNPASTVAYTLSRPLLNYGGVKRGELRDRAAELLEQVGLSPASRFLDKLPHQLSGGQRQRVVIARALAANPAVLIADEPVSMLDVSIRAEILELLKGLVADRGIAMLYITHDLLSARALADDVTVLQDGTVREQGTSSEVIDGASHEYTRELLAAIPDPFSRVGGGASR from the coding sequence ATGACCGTGGCACTCCTCGAGGTCACCGATCTGTCCGTCGTCTACCGTCCGCGCGATCACGCGCCGCACCACGCCGTGCGGAACGTCACGTTCACCGTCGAGAAGGGCGAGTTCGTCGGGCTCGTGGGCGAGTCCGGCTGCGGCAAGTCGACGCTCGGCAACGCCATCCTGCAGCTCCTGAGCAAGCCGGCAGCGGTGGAAGGGGGAAGCGTCGTCTTCGACGGCCGCCGGCTCGACCGGATGAGCGACGACGAGCTCCGCGCGATCCGCTGGGTGTCGCTGTCGACGGTGTTCCAGTCGTCGATGAACTCCCTCAACCCCGTGCTGACGATCGCCACCCAGTTCCGCGACACGTTCCGGGCTCACCGGGCGCCCGCCTCCCGCGACCGCGCGGCCGAGCTGCTGCGCATGGTCGACCTGGAGGAGAGCGTGCTCGACGCCTACCCGCACGAGCTGTCGGGCGGCATGAAGCAGCGCGTCGCCCTGGCCCTCGCGCTCGCGCTCTCCCCCGAGCTGGTCGTGCTCGACGAGCCGACGACGGGCCTCGACGTGCTGGTGCAGCGGCGCATCCTGGACCGCCTGCGCACGCTGCAGGCCGAGCTCGGGTTCGCGGTGCTGTTCGTCAGCCACGACATCGGGACCGTCCTCGAGCTGAGCGACCGCGTCCTCGTCATGCTCGACGGAGAGATCGTCGAGCAGTCGACCCCCGCCGAACTGCTGGCGGGCCCCGAGCACCCCTACTCGACGATGCTCCTCGATGCATACCGGGTGACGTCGGGGGCGGTCGGCAAGACGACCGCCGCCGAGCCCGCGGATGCGCTGCTCACCATGAGAGACGTCCGCAGGTCGTACCGAGTCGGTCGCGGCCGCACACGCCGGACGGTCACCGCGCTCGACGGCGTTTCGCTGACCCTCCGCGAACAGACCGTCACGGCGCTCGTGGGCCAGTCGGGCTCCGGCAAGTCGACCATCGCGCGCCTCCTGCTCGGCATGGAGCGGCCGGACTCCGGGACCATCGATCTGACGCTGCCCGGTGCCGCGCCGGTCTCCGTCGGCTCGCTTCGCGGGCGGCGGCTGCGCGACTACCGCGCGACCGTCCAGCTGGTGTTCCAGGACCCGTTCTCGTCGCTGAACCCGGCGAGCACGGTCGCCTACACCCTCTCGCGGCCCCTCCTCAACTACGGAGGCGTGAAGCGCGGCGAACTGCGCGATCGAGCCGCCGAGCTGCTCGAGCAGGTCGGGCTCAGCCCTGCGTCCCGGTTCCTCGACAAACTGCCCCATCAGCTCTCCGGTGGCCAGCGACAGCGCGTCGTCATCGCGCGCGCCCTCGCCGCGAACCCCGCTGTGCTCATCGCGGACGAGCCGGTCTCGATGCTCGACGTGTCGATCCGCGCCGAGATCCTCGAGCTGCTGAAGGGACTGGTCGCCGATCGCGGCATCGCGATGCTGTACATCACGCACGACCTGCTGTCTGCGCGGGCACTGGCGGACGACGTCACCGTCCTGCAGGACGGGACCGTGCGCGAGCAGGGCACGTCGAGCGAGGTCATCGACGGGGCGTCGCACGAGTACACGCGCGAACTGCTCGCTGCAATCCCCGATCCGTTCTCACGCGTCGGGGGAGGCGCCTCCCGGTAG
- a CDS encoding glycosyltransferase family 2 protein — MLQWIGVIVCVALALSGLVPVVAAAATFVVIPFHAWINHYKKAAPYLPRVAIIVPAWNEGAVIGASIDRLMKLDYPLEALRIYVVDDASTDDTPDVVRAKAEQYPGNVFLLRRDQGGQGKARTLNHGIERVLAEDWMEALLIMDADVIYLPDSLRRMTRHLADPEVGAVSAYIREGSRDRNYLTKFISTEYVLSQPAARRAQNVLGAQACLAGGAQLHSRENLVALGGRVDTSTLAEDTITTFETQLHGKRVVFEPHAHVLAEEPRAIDGLWKQRLRWARGNVSVTARYAKIWFRPSRVHNLGGWSFGIVWFSLWLLPLIMIASSIGLAGLLFLQAPFAAQVFRVLWISAALAYLFVLILGSATDGATTRKELGSVILFPGIINMIVMLVALFPSLLLVWLPGAFGVVLDESTLFALTLAIYIWIPFSMVGAWLARRAERTRAGRWLAPALIYLAGYGSLLCAITFDSYLKELAGAEARWDKTEKVGRVAAS, encoded by the coding sequence GTGCTGCAATGGATCGGCGTGATCGTCTGCGTGGCCCTCGCGCTCAGCGGTCTCGTCCCCGTCGTGGCCGCCGCCGCCACGTTCGTGGTGATCCCTTTCCACGCCTGGATCAACCATTACAAAAAGGCCGCTCCGTACCTCCCGCGGGTCGCGATCATCGTTCCCGCGTGGAACGAGGGTGCGGTCATCGGCGCTTCCATCGATCGCCTCATGAAGCTGGATTACCCGCTGGAGGCGTTGCGCATCTACGTCGTCGATGACGCGAGCACCGACGACACGCCCGATGTCGTGCGGGCGAAGGCAGAGCAGTACCCGGGCAACGTCTTCCTCCTCCGGCGTGACCAGGGCGGTCAGGGCAAGGCGCGCACGCTCAACCACGGCATCGAGCGGGTGCTCGCCGAGGACTGGATGGAGGCGCTCCTCATCATGGACGCCGACGTCATCTACCTTCCCGACTCGCTCCGCCGGATGACGCGCCACCTCGCGGACCCCGAGGTCGGCGCGGTTTCGGCGTACATCCGCGAGGGCAGTCGCGACCGCAACTATCTGACCAAGTTCATCAGCACCGAATACGTGCTGTCGCAGCCGGCCGCGCGACGCGCGCAGAACGTGCTGGGCGCTCAGGCGTGCCTGGCGGGAGGCGCGCAGCTGCATTCCCGCGAGAACCTCGTCGCCCTAGGTGGTCGGGTGGACACCTCCACTCTCGCGGAGGACACGATCACCACATTCGAGACCCAGTTGCACGGTAAGCGCGTCGTCTTCGAGCCGCATGCCCACGTGCTGGCCGAGGAGCCGCGCGCGATCGATGGTCTGTGGAAGCAGCGGCTCCGGTGGGCGCGCGGCAACGTCTCGGTCACCGCGCGGTATGCGAAGATCTGGTTCCGCCCGTCTCGCGTTCACAACCTCGGCGGCTGGTCTTTCGGGATCGTCTGGTTCAGCCTGTGGCTGCTGCCGCTGATCATGATCGCTTCGTCGATCGGTCTCGCCGGGCTGCTCTTCCTGCAGGCTCCGTTCGCCGCTCAGGTCTTCCGCGTGTTGTGGATCTCGGCTGCGCTCGCCTACCTGTTCGTGCTGATCCTCGGATCGGCGACCGATGGGGCGACGACGAGGAAAGAGCTGGGAAGCGTCATCCTGTTCCCGGGCATCATCAACATGATCGTGATGCTGGTCGCGCTGTTCCCGTCGCTCCTCCTGGTGTGGTTGCCGGGCGCCTTCGGTGTGGTGCTCGATGAGTCGACTCTGTTCGCTCTGACGTTGGCGATCTACATCTGGATCCCGTTCTCGATGGTCGGCGCGTGGCTGGCGCGGAGGGCGGAGCGCACTCGCGCCGGCCGCTGGCTGGCTCCCGCGCTGATCTATCTCGCGGGGTACGGGTCCCTGCTCTGCGCCATCACCTTCGACTCGTATCTCAAAGAGCTCGCCGGCGCGGAGGCCCGCTGGGACAAGACCGAGAAGGTCGGCCGGGTCGCGGCGAGCTGA